GGTATATCGCATCATGAAGACGGTCGACGCCGTTTCGATAACGGTCACGGCGGGTGAGATTCTGTTTTCCATTATCCTGTTCGGACTGATCTACCTATTTCTGGGTGCTTTGTATCTGTTCTTGTTTGTGCGTGAGGTCAAACATGGCCCTGAGCCTGAAGTAACGACGGAGGTGTCAGTATGATTGATCTGAATACTACCTGGTTTGCCCTGTTTGCAGTACTTATCACGGGATACGCAATCTTGGACGGTTTTGACTTGGGTGTGGGGGTATTGCACCTGTTCGCACGCAACAATACTGAACGTCGCATCAACTTGAACGCGGTGGGACCGGTGTGGGACGGTAACGAAGTATGGTTGCTGACCGCCGGGGGTGCTCTGTTTGCTGCGTTTCCACCCGTTTACGCGACCATTTTCAGCGGTTTCTACATAGCCATGATGCTGGTTCTGGCTGCTTTGATTTTCCGCGCCGTTTCGTTTGAGTTTCGTGGCAAGATCGAGTCGCGCGGCTGGCAGCGTCTATGGGACTGGTCGTTTGGTCTGGGGAGTTTGCTTCCATCGATACTTTTTGGAGTCGCGGTCGGCAATATTCTCAGGGGCGTGCCCATTGATGGCAATGGCCTCTACGTCGGCTCGTTTCTCGAATTGTTGAATCCGTACTCTATCCTGATAGGAGTGCTGAGTCTCGTAATGTTCGTGATGCATGGAGCCTTATATATGACTCTTAAAACCGATGGCGAACTTCGGGATCGCATGACTCGTTGGGTTTCTGGTTCCTGGATTGCTTTCGTTGTCGTTTATCTATTGTCAACCTTGTACACGATCTTTGAGGCTCCGCATCTGATGGAGAACATCTTCTCCAAACCTTTGTTCTGGGTGTTCCTGCTGGCACTGCTGGCATCAACGGCCTACCTGCCTGTGGTCCTGAAGGCTAAGCGTTTTTTCCGAGCCTTTCTATCCTCGTCGGTGTCAATCGCCGCCGCTATCGGTATTGCCGCTGTTAGCCTGTATCCATCGCTTGCGCCGTCGAGCATTGATGTCGCCTACAGTCTAACCGCCTATAATGCCTCCTCGACGCCCCGGACGCTTACGACAATGTTGGTGATCGCCCTTATCGGGATGCCGATTGTAATTCTCTACACAATTTACATTTATAGAGTATTTAAGGGCAAAACAGTAATTACGGAGGAAAGTTATTGAGGCGGACGGTCTGGGATCAGATTGAATCATAGTTCACAAAGGTAATGAAAAAGAAAACTCTGTTTTGGTCATAAAACTTATGCGTTGCTACAGATCATGTAAGAACTTCGGTGACACTACCGTTGATATCTGTCTCGGTTAACTCTTCCGACTCAAGTACAGAGTGACATTACCGTATATTCTATCGCGTCAAAAAATAGATCCGATCATCTATCTCTACACTTGCAGAGCCATAACACTCAAGTGCCGAGCCATCGGTGTTGAGGGGGAAGACCGAATCGCCATCGGGGCGCAGCACCAGCTTCTCCTTAACGCGAAAACCCTCGAATCCCCACCTGTCCGGATCTTCGAGCACAGATGCATCCCAAGCATGTTTCAACTGCATCGGGAGTTTGAACACTCCCATATCTCGGATTGCGAACACGTGGAAATCCCCTGAACCAAGTGGCACACCCTGTGCGAACGGCATATTCGGGCCGAGGTAGCCGTTCACAATCATGATTGCCTGATAATAGCCCTGTGTTACGGCTTGACCATCGACCATAATTTCCCATTGTCTCTTACCCCGGCCGATATGTCTGAATATTTTGGAAATTACCGCCAGACTAGTACCAACGAAAAACGGACCCAGGTCGCCAAACAACTGACTCAATATCCCTTTGTAGTACTTGATGAAGCGGTTCTCGGTGAAACGGGGGACCTCACCGAACACTTCGGCCCCACCATAACCCACGAAATGACGAACATCAGAGTCTCCGTGCTCGCTGGACGCCAGAAGTACGTCACACGGAACGACTTTGTCCTCACGAATGGAATTAACGAAAACTTCAATGGCCTCCTCGATTTCGTCCGGCATTCCGAGTACTTTTCCGATCAGATCGGCTGATCCCTTCCGCAGAAATCCAAGCCGCAAACGATTAAAGTCACACCGGGCATCGTAGCAACCTTCGACTACGGCGTTGAACGTGCCGGAGCCGCCAGCAGAAATGAGAATCTCGCTACCGTCCTTGACCAGTTCACACGCCTTCTGTCGTGCATCTGCATGACTATCAACAGAGATAAGATTAACGTTGTCTTCGCCGTGTTCTCTGAAGAGAGGCACAATGCGACCGACTTTACCCCAGTCGCTAACTGATCCCGAGATCGTCGTCGCAATGACATCAATGCGTTTACTCACTGTCATCAGGCTCCTTGTGTATGGAACTGGAGAGGAAAGAGAGACACTCGTCCAGAATTTCTTCCCGTGTGTTCGTGCCGTCCACTACGAGCACCGGTACGTTCCATTCATTCTGGATGACACCACACACCAGTCGATAACCATCCCGCAGCCGACCAAGCTTCTCCTTCGTCTCGTGCACCTGTCTGTCTTCGCCTCGCTTTGTGATCCGCCGACATGCCTCTTCAGGGTCAATATCGATGAATATCGCAACGCTGGGTATGCTCAGCCGATTCACTCCGATACGTTTCAGTTGCAATAGCTCGGGATAATGATCAAACAACTGGTCGCTGCGAGGTACATTCGTTCCCTTGCCACTGAGTACGGCAATGGCCTTTGAACACGATTGAGCGTCCATCGTATCGTTTTTGTACAACACAGACCATGCCAGAAGATTTAGGAGCGGGGAACCATCCATTGTTACATAAGCAGGTCGATACCATCTCTGGACCTCATTTAGAAGATGATCCCTCAGAAGCAGTTCCGCCAGCTTTGGGATCTTGTATAGCTTGAGCGATTTGGCTGTCTTTGCATAACCACTGATCTTTCTACGAATCCGTTCGGCCAATAATGGCTGTATGTCCATTGCCCGTCCCTCCACATAGAATTCAAGCTCATCACTGATGCGACAAACTTTCGTCGAGGCCGACAGATTCTCCGTGACCATTCTCGACATCGTGCTCTTCCCCGAACCATCAATACCAAGAAAGCCTATACACTTGAGAGCCGTCTGTTGCTGGTTTTCTCTGCAGTGTCTTCGCGCTGCTTCTGATCGCGCGAGTTCCATTAGAACTTCCTGGAGCAGACGAGTCGTCTCGCGATGTGTACCTCTGCATTTTTGTGCCGGTCCGATTATAACATTGTTCCACAACGGCAGCAATAGCGCACTGGCCTTGGGGAGCGAACGCTCCGGACCGGTTAGAAACACCGGTACGATAGGAATGTCGGGGTACTGCGTTACAAGCCTCCCGATGCCACTCTTGAACTTCAATAACTCACCCGGTGTCCCGCGAGTGCCTTCGGGGAAAATGATCAGGTTGTCTCCTGCATCGAGCCGAGCCTTGATATGCCCAAGTGGGTCGGATTTGGACTCCAATTGCCCCCGCGTGAGCCAGATGGGTCGGAATAGATATTTGATGATCTTGAAAACCAAGCGGTACTTTGAGAAGTACGCTTCATCAGCGATGGCACGAGTGCGCCGAATGTGGCTGATCGGCAAGATGTAGAATAGCAGCAGGATGTCGAGGTGACTGTTGTGATTGGCAATGATGACATACCTGTCCAGATGCTCCAAGTTCTCGTGCCCACTGACATTGACGCCGAATACTATCCGGAGAAACGGACGCAGCAGCATGACATGCCAGAACACACGCCAGAATGATTTCTCAGCCTGACTTTTCATTTCAGGAAGTAGTAGATGTAGTGAAAAGTCACCGGGGCGACCAACAAAAGAGCCTTAAGGTTGTTGAGGATTTGGCCCCTTCCAGAAATCAACAAATCTTCCTCGATTCTCAAGTCTGCCCCAACGAAGTCGCCTGCGCGATGTCCCAGAATGACCAGTACCGGAATCATACATGCCAGTATGACCGAGTGCAGTATCGGTATCTCAGTCCAGTTGGACAGAATTATGGAGATCGCAACTGTAATTGGCAGGGGAGACAGGAATCTTGCGAGGTAGTTCCCAAAGAGAGTTTTGGTCCTGGGTCCGACAAAATGCGATACGGTGTCACACACAAGCACATTGATCACAATCAGCGCCGCCATCCACGTTGAGAATGAGGCCAGGTAGCCGAGATGTCCGAGACAGAAGACAAATGCAAATAGGCCAAACTCGATAGCACCGATTGAGAAGACGGTTCCCTGCGTCTCGTTCCCGCCAAGCGTTACCAGCAATGGGATTGCCAGAAAAACATACACAGGTATTGATATGATGAACATCCCGTACCAGGAAACCTGTATGAAGTAGATCATGAAAGGAATTGACACATAGGCGCCCAAAATGGCCACTCGGTCCTGCAGACGAATATCGATCAGCGAGAAATACTCGCGAAGAGCCGAGAAGCAGATGATCGCCAGCACCCAGATTCCTACCTGAAACGATATCAGTTCCACTACTGCGAAGCATAGGAAGAACAGCCACGTGTAGCATAAGTAGGAGTCAAATGGGAAGCGTTTATTGACGATTATCTTCACTATGCGATATACGGTCAGAATCGCACAGATACCTACCAGTACGGTTGTCGAGATAGTCCAAGTCACGTTAACGACCTCCGATGTTACCTGAAGTGTCGGTAATGAAACATCAACCTGCGGTCCAGGCCATTGACTAATTAAAAGATACTTGAACGCATCTGCATCGCAAGCTAAAAACAAAGTGAACGCATGGTAGGGTGAATGAGGTAGGGATCCGAGGGACAAAAAGTCCATTGTGACTTGGTGGACCTTAATAATGTAACTTTTTGACGTATCACCAATTGCCGGAGTGGTGGAATGGTCTGCTGAGACTGCCTTCAAAAGAACCATTGCTATCAAACAAACTCTGTCTTAGCTTTCAATGTCACTTGTACGAATTATCTAAAGAGGTACGAAACTGACGGCTGTGCCGCAGCACATTACGGCGCTAGCTGAGAAAGGCAACGGAATATGAATGAAGATAAGTACATAAGAAAAGCGGCGTTCAACGAAAAGGTATGTACCTATTGGTTATTATCCGGGGCTCTGATTCTTGCCGTAACTATTGTTGGTATACCTTTGCTGCTTCTCTGGTTTCCAATTGGCAAGGTGTTCACTAAACGTTACCTGGACAGGATGAGCTGTGTGCTGACCGATAAGGCGCTCAAGGTCAGTAAAGGGATTTTCGTCCGGGTTGAGAAAACCATCCCGCTCGAAAAAATTACGGACATGGGAATGGTCCAGGGCCCAATTATGCGTCACCTTGACCTGCACAAACTTACTGTCGAGACAGCAGGTCAGTCGGCCCAGGGTGCTCTGGTTTCACTGACGGGTATTATAGATGCGAAAGCGTTTCGGGAAGCCGTCTTGAATCAGCGCGATGCTATTTCAGAGACTTCATCCCATTCGGATACTCCGGCAGTGAGTCAGGAACCGATTGATGCGAGTTCTTTGCTGTCGGAAATCAGAGATGCTCTGCTACGTATTGAAGTGAAACTTGAGAAAAGAAGCGATAGCTGACCGGGAGACGTGGCCCTACATGAATAAGACTCACGGGTTGCCCCTCGCTCCATACATTAGGAAAACCTAAACTGGGGATAAATGGATTTGTCCCGAGTGGTCTCAGGTTGATTTAGACGAGTTTGGACAGAGAGTGGTCACAAATTGGTCCCAAGGCAGATCGGTACCCATGAAGTATTGCAGTAGCTGTTAACGCAACTCGGACTCACTTTGTGTCTGAGTACTTCACATTCGTGAGCACACTCTAGTATCAATTTTGCTAATATAACCAGTAATGGCGGTCCTATCACGCGTCGCGTTTAGACAGAATCGTTGTTCCAACAATAAACGACACGACGCCGATACCGATAAGAACGCCTACCGGTAACATCATCTCGGTATATGAAAAATTGCGCCAGACGCCGCCTTCAATAGCCAGAATGCCCCATTTGACAGGGCTGGCATGGCTGACCGTCAACAACCATGAAGGCATAAACATGACCGGAATCATGCCGCCGCCGGTCATGGCCGCAACCATCAAGATACCCCATGCCGCTCCGCCGACCGATTCTTCGGTTTTGCCCAAAACACTTATCAGCATCGATAAACCAACAAAACAGAACGCTGTCGAAATGATGCCTATCGCAAGTATAACCGGATCGTTTACCCGGACGCTAAAAAACACATACCCAATCCCAAAAAGAATGATACAGGCCGAAATACAGGCCAATAATGCAGCGAGTCCTTTACCTGCCAAGATCTGTGCCCGTGAAATCGGAGCGATGCGCAGACGTAAAAATGTTCCGGCTGTTCGTTCTTTGACAATCGATACGGCGAAAGCGGCCGATATGCCTATCAAAGCCCACAAAAGCGATGAAGGAAAGGTTATCTCAAATGACGAGCGCGGGCCAATATCATCGTTGGTTATTGAGGTCATTTTCATTGGGAACAGATTAAATTGCTCGTCACTTTTGATAGTGTCGGCTGAATCAGACTCACTTGAGGAGTCCCCTTCGATGAGGTAAGTGAAATCTTTGAGAGAACTAACGACTTTTTGAGCGGAGCTTCTGGTTTTTTCGTTAACATCCCAGAATTCTATCCCAGCGGTAAGGCTGTCGAGATCACCGCGCCAGGTTTCTAAATTCATATAGCGTTTATGGAGAAGCTTAAAATGCGAGCGGATAAGAAGCCCTTGAAGATATCCCGCCGTCATTTTGCGGGCGGGGTCGATACCGATTTCCATGAGCGGGTCATCGGAGAACATCCCCAGTGATTCGCCGAAACCTTTTTTGAATGTCACTACTGCTGAGAGTTTTCCCTGCCGGACTTTGGCTTCGGCGCTGTCACGGCTCATCTGGCTGACCCGCAAAGCCGAGAGACCGCTGATTTCTTCTATGTAATCTTTGGAATAATCACTTTGGTCTTCGTCAATGACGGCGATTTTCATCCCGCTGACTTCTCCACCACCTCCAGAAAAAATAGTCCCAAAAAACAGAGCAATCATCAGAGGAAAACCTAGAACCCAAAATATCGAAGTTTTCTCACGGAAAAGAACCCGGAGATCTTTGACTGCAAGTGTAAATAAAATCCCCATCAGTCTCTCAGGCTCCTTCCTGTAAGGTTCAAGAATACTTTTTCAAGATTAGGCCGATCAACGCGTAAATGTTTGAAATTCAGTCCTGCTTGTCCCAACCGCGCCAGGTCCTTCATCGGGTCGGAAGTTTCAATCTTCAACCGATTGCCATCAAATGTACCTGAGAAATCGTTTGGAATATCAGCATTGTTTTCAACTTCAGCTTCGATTATCGCCTTACCGCCATATTGAGCGATCAAATCGTCAACATCTCCTAAGGCCAGTATTTTACCGTAATCAAGTATCGCAACCCGATCGCATAATCGCTGAGCTTCTTCCATGTAATGAGTGGTATAAACAATAGTCCGACCTTGCTTTTTGAGCCCCTCAATACTATTAAAAATCATATTACGTGATTGTGGATCAACGCCGACGGTCGGCTCATCAAAGAGTAAAACGGGGGGATCGTGAACCAGAGCTCCGGCCATATTCAACCGTCTTTTCATTCCGCCCGAGAAGGTAGCGACTTTGCTTTTACGCCGTTTGGTCAAACCGGCGAATTCAAGTGCCCATTCAACTCGTTTTTTAAGCTTTTTCCCTGATAATCGATACAATCTTCCTAAAAATTCCAGATTCTCCTGAGCGGTGAGTTCCTCGTATAAGGCAATTGCCTGAGGCGAATTCCCGATTTGCAGGCGGATATCAGCCTTGGTAGGATCGGTTTCGCCGTTAATATTGACGGTTCCGGAATCGGGCTTCAAAACTCCGACAATCATGTTGATCGTCGTCGTTTTACCGGCCCCGTTGGGACCTAACAGGCCAAAGACTTCGCCGACTTCAATTGAGAATGATATTTCATCAACAGCCGCAATATCGACAAATGATTTTCTTAGATTTTCAACTTTAATCATTCTTTACCTTTGTGATTGTAAAATATGAAATACTTTTCCAATTAAATACACTACATGTACTTTAACAAATAGTTTCGGTTGTTCTACAAAAATTGCATTATGAAACATCGGGTTAATTCTTGAAAGTCCTTCTCAGGACAATGTATGCCATAAGACAATAGGTTTCATCTTTTATTTTTCGTGAGACGGTGCTGGATCTTTCTATGCGTTGTCTCTGAATGTGAATTGATTAAATGGGAACACTACACGGGCAATACAATAGCACCCTTGGTCCAGTTCTGTCGCACGTCAGGACATAAGGGAATAGGTACAAAAAGTTCCAGGCGGGAATACGCAACTCGTTGATGGATAAGGAATGAAAAGGTCACAAAATGGTCACAAGGTCCGAGATTGATGTTGCGCGCCGCAGCTTAACTCGTTACCCTGTAACCCATGCCGGAGTGGTGGAATTGGTAGACACCAGGGACTTAAAAACTGACCCGGACGATTCCGCAAGCGATTGACAATCAACACATTACAAAATAGGGCAAAGGCTTAAGCATAGATTCTTATAGTATTACTTTGGATTGATTTGGACCAGTTTGGACAGAAAAAGGTCCCAAATTGGTCCCAAGGATTTAGGCAGCTAACGGCCTTTGTTTGTCAATAATCTCCGTTAGAAAACCTAACAAGGCGATATCTTCTCGGTCATGATTTAGCTACTGTCGAGCAAGCCCCAGTTTAAGTTGCAGCGCATAGTACTTCTTCTTATCTTCTGACGTGAAGCAATCATCCGAATGAGGAACACTACCGATGACGCAGATGAATCACATGATGATCAGACACTGTCATTCGTTGCCCTGACCAAAGGCACCGGAGCATCACACTTTATCGTGTGAATGACATTATGTTTGTGGTTTGGAGGATGGAATGAAGAGATTTCTTATTGGAGTTGGATTTGCCGTTGTAATACTTATAAGCGTTCTATGCATAAGGACTTTTTCGTCATTTGAAGCTCCAACCGAAGTAACATCAGTCTCAATTAACGCCGATTTTACACAATGCGCACAGCATCTATCTCAAGCAGTTCAATATCAAACCGTGACTTTTCAGGATCCGGGGAGAATCGATCGTGACGAGTTTATATCTTTGCAGGCCTATTTGGAGACGACTTTCCCTACAGTATTCGCCACTCTAAGAAAAGAGGTATTTGGAGAGCTAAGCCTTCTTCTTACTTGGCAGGGCAGAGATAGCACACTCAATCCGATTCTGTTGCTGGCTCATCAGGATGTGGTTCCTGTATCGCCAGGTACAGAAGAGAATTGGATTCAACCTCCTTTCAGTGGCATTATAATTGACGGCTATATCTGGGGAAGAGGCACTCTGGATATGAAATCAGGATTACTCGGCATTCTGGAAGCTGTAGAGGCTCTTTTGAAAGAAGGTTTTCAGCCAAAACGCACGATCATGCTTGTTTTTGGACATGATGAAGAGAGTGGTGGAATTTATGGGGCAAAAGAAATAGCGGAATACCTCCATTCCAGAAATATACATTTTGAGTACGTTTTGGATGAGGGTGGACTTATCTCTGAGGGAATCATAACCGATGTAGCTGACCCTGTAGCCCTGATAGGTATTGCAGAAAAAGGTATAGTCAGTCTGAAGCTCTCAGTGGAAGCTGAGGGAGGGCATTCATCAATGCCCGGTAAGAATACTGCCGTAGGCATTTTGTGCAAGGCAATAACTAGACTCGAAGATAATCTTTTTCCTGCCAATATGGAATACGCAGAACAATTGTTCGCCGCTATTGCGCCTGAGATGCCTTTCTTCAATAGAATGATTCTTTCAAATCTGTGGCTGTTTCGCCCTTTGGTACAGTCACAGCTTGAAGAATCGCGTTCGGGGAACGCTTCAATTAGAACAACTACAGCCGCGACGATGATCAGCGGAGGTGAGAAAGAGAATGTCTTACCGGTTAAAGCCACAGCGGTAGTGAATTTCCGCATCATGCCAGGGGAAACAATTCCAAGTGTGCTCAAGTATGTTGAAGAGACTATTTCGGATTCTCAAGTTGAGGTTGAAGTACTGAATCCTCTTATGTCAACAGACCCTTCACCAATGGCCAGTACTAGTTCCAAGAGTTATGATGTTATTAGAAAGTCAATACTACAGGTTTCCGATGAGAAACTGTTAGTTGCGCCGTATGTGCTTGTTGGTGCAACAGATTCACGTCATTTTACAGGAATTTCAGATAACGTATATAGATTTCTCTTCAATCGATTGAAACCAGACGACCTGAAAAGAATTCATGGAACAAATGAACGGATCTCCGTCAAAAACTACGAACAGACAGTGAAGTTCTATTATCAATTATTGAGAAACTCCCAACACCTTTGAGCACAGAGGCCCTCCAAAGTGAATCGAGCGGCTTACCAAGATTCTGTCTGGCACGATCTCACACTGCTGCCGCAAGCACCAACTTGTAAGGAGGAATGGATACGCGGGACTATAGTCCCAGGGGTCTTTGACTGAAATACGTAACTCGTTGATTGATAAGGAATGAAAAGGTCCCAATATGGTCCCAAGGTCACTTTTCATCCTTGCATGAAACTCTGTAACTCGTTATCCTACAATGCTGCCGGAGTGATGGAATTGGTAGACATCAGGGACTTAAAATCCCTTGGTTCGCAAGGACCGTGCCGGTTCAAGTCCGGCCTCCGGCACCAACATCGTTGGTTTTCTTGCACGGTTGAGTAATTTGTTTAAGATTCGAGAGCATACTCGCTCTGTCGGTTTTGCTCAATCCTCCGGCACCATTATCAATGGCTGGCTTGCACGGGTGAGTGGTTAGCATAGAATCAGATATCGATCTCACACTGATGGCGTGGATCAGCTTCTCTGCTTCATATGTACCTTTGTTAATGGATTACTTTCAAGGCAAGGTGGATGGCTTAGGATTGGGGATCGTACGCGCTCTGTCGGTCCTCAAGAATCAGAGCATCTTACATGACAAGAAAAGGCCGGCAACTATTAAGCTGCCAGCCATAAGGGGCAGTATTCCCACCAACGTGCTGCTTCAACAGGATCATCTTTCTCGTATCTGAAAAACTACCGGCTTCGTCCCTTATTACAAATAATGTCGGTGGCCTTTTCTGACTGTTAAAAACGTTCCAGTCACAATGCCCGATTTTCCGTAATATTTCCAGACTCCTGACAGAGTTTGGCGGTCGAAACCGCCTCTGAACTCTGAACCGACAGAATTGACAATCCGGTCAAACTATGGGCAGACTGAGAGTGGCGGCCCATGTTCAAACAGGTAGTTCACAAGTCGAGTGAGGTCCTGAAGATCAATCTTCTCGTCGCCAT
The DNA window shown above is from Candidatus Zixiibacteriota bacterium and carries:
- the cydB gene encoding cytochrome d ubiquinol oxidase subunit II; translation: MIDLNTTWFALFAVLITGYAILDGFDLGVGVLHLFARNNTERRINLNAVGPVWDGNEVWLLTAGGALFAAFPPVYATIFSGFYIAMMLVLAALIFRAVSFEFRGKIESRGWQRLWDWSFGLGSLLPSILFGVAVGNILRGVPIDGNGLYVGSFLELLNPYSILIGVLSLVMFVMHGALYMTLKTDGELRDRMTRWVSGSWIAFVVVYLLSTLYTIFEAPHLMENIFSKPLFWVFLLALLASTAYLPVVLKAKRFFRAFLSSSVSIAAAIGIAAVSLYPSLAPSSIDVAYSLTAYNASSTPRTLTTMLVIALIGMPIVILYTIYIYRVFKGKTVITEESY
- a CDS encoding 1-acyl-sn-glycerol-3-phosphate acyltransferase, which translates into the protein MKSQAEKSFWRVFWHVMLLRPFLRIVFGVNVSGHENLEHLDRYVIIANHNSHLDILLLFYILPISHIRRTRAIADEAYFSKYRLVFKIIKYLFRPIWLTRGQLESKSDPLGHIKARLDAGDNLIIFPEGTRGTPGELLKFKSGIGRLVTQYPDIPIVPVFLTGPERSLPKASALLLPLWNNVIIGPAQKCRGTHRETTRLLQEVLMELARSEAARRHCRENQQQTALKCIGFLGIDGSGKSTMSRMVTENLSASTKVCRISDELEFYVEGRAMDIQPLLAERIRRKISGYAKTAKSLKLYKIPKLAELLLRDHLLNEVQRWYRPAYVTMDGSPLLNLLAWSVLYKNDTMDAQSCSKAIAVLSGKGTNVPRSDQLFDHYPELLQLKRIGVNRLSIPSVAIFIDIDPEEACRRITKRGEDRQVHETKEKLGRLRDGYRLVCGVIQNEWNVPVLVVDGTNTREEILDECLSFLSSSIHKEPDDSE
- a CDS encoding PH domain-containing protein, coding for MNEDKYIRKAAFNEKVCTYWLLSGALILAVTIVGIPLLLLWFPIGKVFTKRYLDRMSCVLTDKALKVSKGIFVRVEKTIPLEKITDMGMVQGPIMRHLDLHKLTVETAGQSAQGALVSLTGIIDAKAFREAVLNQRDAISETSSHSDTPAVSQEPIDASSLLSEIRDALLRIEVKLEKRSDS
- a CDS encoding ABC transporter permease → MGILFTLAVKDLRVLFREKTSIFWVLGFPLMIALFFGTIFSGGGGEVSGMKIAVIDEDQSDYSKDYIEEISGLSALRVSQMSRDSAEAKVRQGKLSAVVTFKKGFGESLGMFSDDPLMEIGIDPARKMTAGYLQGLLIRSHFKLLHKRYMNLETWRGDLDSLTAGIEFWDVNEKTRSSAQKVVSSLKDFTYLIEGDSSSESDSADTIKSDEQFNLFPMKMTSITNDDIGPRSSFEITFPSSLLWALIGISAAFAVSIVKERTAGTFLRLRIAPISRAQILAGKGLAALLACISACIILFGIGYVFFSVRVNDPVILAIGIISTAFCFVGLSMLISVLGKTEESVGGAAWGILMVAAMTGGGMIPVMFMPSWLLTVSHASPVKWGILAIEGGVWRNFSYTEMMLPVGVLIGIGVVSFIVGTTILSKRDA
- a CDS encoding ABC transporter ATP-binding protein produces the protein MIKVENLRKSFVDIAAVDEISFSIEVGEVFGLLGPNGAGKTTTINMIVGVLKPDSGTVNINGETDPTKADIRLQIGNSPQAIALYEELTAQENLEFLGRLYRLSGKKLKKRVEWALEFAGLTKRRKSKVATFSGGMKRRLNMAGALVHDPPVLLFDEPTVGVDPQSRNMIFNSIEGLKKQGRTIVYTTHYMEEAQRLCDRVAILDYGKILALGDVDDLIAQYGGKAIIEAEVENNADIPNDFSGTFDGNRLKIETSDPMKDLARLGQAGLNFKHLRVDRPNLEKVFLNLTGRSLRD
- a CDS encoding M20 family peptidase is translated as MKRFLIGVGFAVVILISVLCIRTFSSFEAPTEVTSVSINADFTQCAQHLSQAVQYQTVTFQDPGRIDRDEFISLQAYLETTFPTVFATLRKEVFGELSLLLTWQGRDSTLNPILLLAHQDVVPVSPGTEENWIQPPFSGIIIDGYIWGRGTLDMKSGLLGILEAVEALLKEGFQPKRTIMLVFGHDEESGGIYGAKEIAEYLHSRNIHFEYVLDEGGLISEGIITDVADPVALIGIAEKGIVSLKLSVEAEGGHSSMPGKNTAVGILCKAITRLEDNLFPANMEYAEQLFAAIAPEMPFFNRMILSNLWLFRPLVQSQLEESRSGNASIRTTTAATMISGGEKENVLPVKATAVVNFRIMPGETIPSVLKYVEETISDSQVEVEVLNPLMSTDPSPMASTSSKSYDVIRKSILQVSDEKLLVAPYVLVGATDSRHFTGISDNVYRFLFNRLKPDDLKRIHGTNERISVKNYEQTVKFYYQLLRNSQHL